In Hydra vulgaris chromosome 06, alternate assembly HydraT2T_AEP, a genomic segment contains:
- the LOC136081794 gene encoding uncharacterized protein LOC136081794 produces MNFPITSNLIKCCKESHQRYKVYLAEQTKLVKAESEKVKQTELLTKSLQQRKTDLELIEADIRVCKAGIEVAETAIDEGNGKLQQALLKVKLDRTVCQTSQAMIDMGIKRKRELQINLDNLEKKKKLVK; encoded by the exons ATGAATTTTCCAATAACAAGTAACTTAATTAAATGTTGTAAAGAGTCTCATCAaagatataaagtttatttagctGAGCAAACTAAATTAGTAAAGGCTGAATCAGAAAAAGTAAAGCAAACAGAGTTGCTGACAAAATCTTTACAACAGCGAAAAACAGATCTAGAACTTATTGAAGCAGATATAAG gGTATGCAAAGCTGGCATCGAGGTTGCAGAAACTGCTATTGATGAAGGTAATGGAAAACTTCAGCAAGCGCTACTCAAAGTAAAGTTAGATAGAACTGTATGCCAAACTTCACAAGCTATGATTGACATGGGAATAAAGCGTAAAAGGgaattacaaataaatcttgacaatttagaaaaaaagaaaaaattagtgaaataa